One window of the Triticum dicoccoides isolate Atlit2015 ecotype Zavitan chromosome 3B, WEW_v2.0, whole genome shotgun sequence genome contains the following:
- the LOC119277437 gene encoding protein NUCLEAR FUSION DEFECTIVE 4-like yields MSSPSSAHWLSLVGTIWLQTINGPNSDFPVYSSQLKELKGISQVQLNFLAFASDAGKLFGWFSGVAALYVPLPLVAFVGASFGLVGYGVQYLFLDSPGLKCWHLFLLTALAGNGICWINTVCYLLCIKNFASRSRVAVSLATSYLGLSAKVYTSLAETMPRLADSKAKTYLLLNAVVPMIVTVFVAPALRLFDLKSDSMSSTDTAFLVMFVITLATGACAVVGSIGSTASGLSSREHMVSLSVLLAVPMLIPVALKIRQSMNKIWEAKRENRIHDLGTDDAVVVIEVMDLEYKEEEIAVAEENPQEEVGGLQLLKKPDFWLYFFSYMFSGTLGLVFLNNLGQIAESRGLGQTSTLVSLSSSFGFFGRLLPSFMDYYSAKSGHSISRTGSMASLMAPMACAFFLLLNPGSVFLYASTAIIGTCTGAITSVAVSATSELFGAKNFGVNHNVLVSNIPVGSLCFGYFSAFLYQREAGARGAATCSGASCYRATFAIWGATCVVGTLLCVVLYVRSRSFAGRLPVRLQWLSRFANFLGARQKA; encoded by the exons ATGTCGTCGCCTTCCTCGGCCCATTGGCTGAGCCTCGTCGGGACCATCTGGCTGCAGACCATCAACGGCCCCAACTCCGACTTCCCCGTCTACTCGTCGCAGCTCAAGGAGCTCAAGGGCATCTCCCAGGTGCAGCTCAACTTCCTCGCCTTCGCCTCCGACGCCGGCAAGCTCTTCGGCTGGTTCTCCGGCGTGGCCGCGCTCTACGTGCCCCTCCCGCTCGTTGCCTTTGTCGGCGCCTCCTTCGGCCTCGTCGGGTATGGTGTGCAGTACCTGTTCTTGGATAGCCCCGGGCTCAAGTGCTGGCACCTGTTCCTGCTCACCGCCCTCGCCGGGAACGGCATCTGCTGGATCAACACCGTCTGCTACCTCCTCTGCATCAAGAACTTCGCGTCCAGGAGCCGTGTCGCCGTCAGCCTCGCCACCAGCTACCTCGGCCTCAGCGCCAAGGTGTACACGAGCCTGGCCGAGACCATGCCCCGCCTGGCCGACTCCAAGGCCAAGACGTACCTCCTCCTCAATGCCGTGGTGCCGATGATCGTCACCGTGTTCGTGGCGCCGGCCCTCAGGCTGTTCGACCTCAAGAGCGACTCCATGTCGAGCACAGACACGGCATTCCTCGTCATGTTCGTCATCACGCTCGCCACGGGGGCGTGCGCCGTGGTCGGCAGCATCGGTTCCACGGCCAGCGGGCTATCCTCCAGGGAGCACATGGTGAGCCTCAGCGTGCTGCTCGCCGTCCCCATGCTCATCCCGGTAGCCCTCAAGATCCGTCAGAGCATGAACAAGATCTGGGAGGCGAAGCGCGAGAACAGGATCCACGATCTCGGCACCGACGACGCCGTGGTCGTGATCGAGGTGATGGACCTCGAGTACAAGGAGGAAGAGATCGCCGTCGCGGAGGAGAATCCCCAGGAGGAGGTCGGAGGCCTCCAGCTGCTCAAGAAGCCGGACTTCTGGCTCTACTTCTTCAGCTACATGTTCAGCGGCACCCTGGGCCTGGTCTTCCTCAACAATCTCGGACAGATTGCCGAGTCGCGAGGTCTCGGCCAGACTTCCACCCTGGTCTCGCTGTCGTCTTCCTTCGGATTCTTCGGTCGCCTCCTCCCGtccttcatggactactactctgcAAA AAGCGGCCACAGCATATCGAGGACGGGGTCCATGGCGTCGCTGATGGCGCCCATGGCGTGCGCCTTCTTCCTGCTGCTCAATCCGGGCAGCGTCTTCCTGTACGCGAGCACggccatcatcggcacctgcacggGGGCCATCACGTCGGTGGCGGTGTCGGCGACGAGCGAGCTGTTCGGCGCCAAGAACTTCGGCGTCAACCACAACGTGCTGGTGTCCAACATCCCCGTCGGCTCGCTCTGCTTCGGCTACTTCTCGGCGTTCCTGTACCAGCGGGAGGCCGGCGCGCGGGGGGCCGCCACCTGCTCCGGCGCCAGCTGCTACCGGGCCACCTTCGCCATCTGGGGCGCCACCTGCGTCGTCGGCACGCTGCTCTGCGTCGTGCTCTACGTCCGGTCGCGCAGCTTCGCCGGCAGGCTGCCGGTGAGGTTACAGTGGCTGTCGCGCTTCGCTAACTTCCTAGGCGCTCGTCAGAAGGCTTGA